CCGCCCCGGCGCAACCGGTCCGGCGCGCTCGCCGCACCTACGGCAACAACGCGTACAGCGACTCGAACTACTCGAACCAGGCTTACGCGAATGACGTGCAGCGCGACGCCTACGGCGAGCCGGTCCGCCGCAGCCGCTCCACGCGTGACTCAGTCCTGATCGTGGCCGGATCGGCCGGCGCCGGCGCGGCCATCGGCGCGCTCGCTGGCGGCGGCAAGGGCGCAGCCATCGGCGCACTCGCCGGCGGCGTGGGCGGCCTAGTCTATGACCGGATCACCGCACACAAGTAAGCGCGCTCTTCGAAACTCAGAGGCCCGGACCCCGGTCCGGGCCTTTTCTTCTTGCGACCATCCTTCGTAACCGCGGAGACACGGAGCCGCGGAGAAGACCAATCGCAAATTCCTTCTTTGTTTTTCTCCGCGCCTCAGCGTCTCCGCGGTTAGGCGTGTCGCCTTGGCGCTGTGGCGATTTACACTGAATCACGCATGCCCGAAGGCGTCGCGCATATCACCGACTTCCCTGCCGCCTGGCCGGGCCGCGCGGCCGGCGTGTGCCGCCAGCTCGAGGCCGGCGCCATCCTTTATCTCACCGGCATTCCCTTCGACTTCCCTCAGGCGGACATCGACTTCCTGCTCTCGCAGCGGCGCGGCGAGTCGCGCATTCACAAGAACGTCTCGTACCGCCCCGCCCAGGACGTGCTGCGCGGCGCCGGCGTTGAGGGTGATGACCTGGCCCGCCTGCACGCGGTGATGCGCGGCTACTCCAGGGCCGTGGCCGAGTTCACCGCGCGCCTGCTCGCGCCCTACGCCGGCCGCTGGACTCTGGACTACGCCAGCTTCCGTCCGCTGGAGGAAGAAGGACGCGGCCTGCCGCTGCACAAGCGCAACGACCTGCTGCACGTCGACGCCTTCCCCAGCCGCCCCACGCGCGGCGCCCGCATCCTGCGCGTGTTCACCAACATCGG
This genomic interval from Terriglobales bacterium contains the following:
- a CDS encoding Kdo hydroxylase family protein, with amino-acid sequence MPEGVAHITDFPAAWPGRAAGVCRQLEAGAILYLTGIPFDFPQADIDFLLSQRRGESRIHKNVSYRPAQDVLRGAGVEGDDLARLHAVMRGYSRAVAEFTARLLAPYAGRWTLDYASFRPLEEEGRGLPLHKRNDLLHVDAFPSRPTRGARILRVFTNIGPRPRVWLTAQRFPELAREFAESAGLRRFADSGAGALAPLQRALRALGLPVTERSAYDRFMLRFHDWLKENSAFQARPSKIRTEFPPLSTWLVMTDTVPHAVLSGQYALEQTFIVPVDALQAPESAPIRVLEKIAGRAMA